DNA sequence from the Oncorhynchus clarkii lewisi isolate Uvic-CL-2024 chromosome 9, UVic_Ocla_1.0, whole genome shotgun sequence genome:
GTTGTAAGAGAACAAATTGAATGCACTTGGCAGTGTACTCTGAGGTTCCGTTCCTGCCACAAGTGAATGGTTCAATGTGTTTTCACAGACAGTGTGTTATTGAGAGTGAGTCTGTCTGGATACGGACACAGAACCAAATGACTCTCCCCTGCATTCACTCTCTCCCCAGGGCTTTTTAAATGACTTCACTGAGTTTATTTCCTTGAATACTGTCATTAAAGTATCTTTGTGAATATGTGCAGATTGCTTCCATTGACATTTTCATATGTATTCAAATTAGTCTCTAGATAAACCATTTAGCGACCACTGAGGGTGAAGGTCGTAGTCCCAGATTAAACCTTCTCTGTGACTAGAAACACTTTCAATGGGAGATTGCCTAATGAACATACTTTACGATCTGTGTCTTCTGACACAGACTTGTTATCAACACTCTAAGTATGATCAACTACCCTAGTTAATtcagtttgtttatttgtttgcgTGTGGTTTTCTAGGGTGATCCAGAGCAACAACTCAGCCTTCCCAATTGGGTGCCATGTGGTTGGTAGATGTGGCTGGAGGACACACACTGTGTCTGATGGGACAGGCCTGACACGCCTTCTGTCTGACTGGCCACAGGAGGTCCCCATGTCCCTGGCTCTGGGGGCCATCGGCATGCCTGGGTAAGGAATGGGGGACTTTCTGAGTGCCAGTGGCTTCTATTTTGGGGTAAAAGTCTCAGAAATCCCGGACCGAGGGCAACCGCACTCATCCAGAATGTCAGAACATTGTTAATGTGGGAGGCAACCCATCTGCCTAGGgagaatagtaaaaaaaaaacaagagttACTATGGCATGAATCACCACTGGCCACAAAGTGTGTAACATTTATGTTTTCAGGTCAGAAGAAGGGCCTGGGTAAGGAGGGATTCTAACAGTTAATGTTTGAGCTAGTGTTGGAGAATTTGCAGCACAGCTGTTTCATGACAGATTAAATGTTGACCTCAAGTCTGCCAGGAAAAGCATCTGTATGTTTTTCTTTGAGTTTGATAAAACAAAGATTTGGGCCACAGATGTCTCCGGTCACCATTTCCGGTCCTGTTCCGCTGAACTCTAAACCGTTTGAATGAGTCACAATTCAGATGAGCATCCATCTGATGCTACTGCTTGTGTTTTTAAGGATCTAAAAAGCTTTATTTCGACGGTGAAGAATTATATATGGGAGAGGCGGGCAAGGATGAGAGAAAGGTTGAGGCGGGGATTGGCCTCACGACCATTGGGGTTGTACATGTGTGCTTTCTGATGGGAGTGTTCCCACTGGACCACACGGGTGACTCTTCTATGGTTAAACTTCTTATTAAAGAGCTCTCCCTCTGGTGCCCTGACTACTGGCTGACAGACCTTATGTGGTCTCCAGTGTTGTCTCCGCTGTTTGATCACTCTTTAAACAGTTTCAATATATGGAAACTCTTTGTCTGGGGGTTTGAGAATTTAAAAACATTTGAAAGACAAATGACTGTATTCCATGGACTATAAAGTTGTATTTTATTCTATTCCCTTGTAATCTGATTGCAGGTTAACAGCCCTGTACGGTCTGGAGGAGGTGCTGGGGCTGCAGGCTGGAGACACCCTCCTGGTGAACGCTGCAGCTGGGGCCGTGGGCTCCACTGTGGGCCAGATCGCTAAGATCAAGGGCTGCAGGGTGGTGGGCTCCACCGGGTCTGACGCCAAGGTAAGAATGAAAAAGAGATTTGTATGAAAGACTGTGAGGCAAAAATGCAACGGTCATCGTCTGTTTCATTGTCTTTATCCTTTGATTCAAAAAGGGGGCAGCACTTGATTAAGTTAAATTGTTTCATTTTCTTTTCCTGAACTTTTTTTGTTTATTCCTTTGTCTTTTTCTCTTTTCCGACACCAAGGTGGCCTTCCTCAAGGAGCTGGGCTTCGATGAGGCCTTCAACTACAAAACAGTCAGCTCTCTGGAGGAGGCCCTGAAGAGTGCCTCACCTGACGGATACCACTGCTTCTTTGAGAACGTAGGTTATATAGTAGTTAGAAAGTATTTGGTTGTAGTAAAGTATTTCAATAACATTTTATTAAGTAGTTATATAATAATTCCCTCTGATACTTGTAATATTGTGGTATTTCACTCTAGTTTTAATATCATTAGACAGATATACAGTGTCGGACGCTATCAGTGTTTTGTTATGGGTATTTCATCCTAACATATTTACCTGGATATAActtacattttccacattttcatAGGTGGGAGGCCCTTTCTCTAGTGTGGCCATCCCTCAGATGAAGGAGTTTGGAAGGATAGCCTTGTGCGGGGGCATCTCAACATACAATGACACCACTCCACAAACAGGTCTGCTCTCGCTCCCTTTTCATACAGAGATGCACATTTAAAGAACCAATTCAAATATACACAACTCTACATTGCATAACTCTGTAATTTGTGTTACCTTTATATGCTGTGAGTGTTGAGATTGTGCACTGACTGTGCTCATTTCAATATTCCACTAGAGGGCGCCGTTAGCCAGTATTACACTCAGAATGCTGTCGCCAGCTGAATGTTTcattcagtggaggctggtgggggaaGCTAGTGGCAGGCAGTCTCATTGTAATGGTCTGGAATAGAATAAATGGAACGGATCCATTTatgccattccagccattacaatgagcctgtcttcctatagctccccccaccagcctcccctGGTTTCATTGCATAAAAATGAATGAAGAAGCATATTGGATCTTTGTTTTCCTTTGCCTATATTACACACTCTCTATAATCTCTTTCATcatctttcactttctctctcttactctcaatatctctaattttctctctctcgctttctttcacttctttctctctctctcggacagGCCCCTACCCCCACCTGACCATGATCTTTAAGCAGCTGAAGATGGAGGGCTTCCTGGTGGGCAGGTGGGAGCATAAGAACCAAGAGGCTCTGAGGAGACTGATGGCCTGGAAGAGGGAGGCAAGTACAGTACTGGGGATAAAAACTAGCCTGAAATCCAGACGTGTTTTGTGCTAACATTACACTCCTTGTGCTCTGACATGTTTGGCTTATGACATGGaatacaaggagtggaatgttagcacaaacagactggtacccagggtACATAAAAACTGTCTGAAGTTCAGAATCATGAAAATGCTGTATTGGGTAACAATTTCGCACGCCATGTTTTACATATTGTGTAGATGTCTTGTTAGCTGTACACCCTGTTATTTTAATAAGCCCTTCATCTCATTTCGAGCTATtcatatttacaatatgaaatGTCTGTGACGATCAGAGACTATAGACCTGTTAATGTCGTGTTtttatccacaggggaaactgcAGTGTTATGAGCATGTCACTGAAGGCTTTGAGAACATGCCTGCTGCCTTTATGGGAATGCTGCAGGGAGAAAACA
Encoded proteins:
- the LOC139417129 gene encoding prostaglandin reductase 1-like codes for the protein MVQSKTWVLARHFEGFPEDSNFELKLEQQPEPKDGEVLLEALFLSVDPYMRPFSRLRMKEGGVMIGTQVAKVIQSNNSAFPIGCHVVGRCGWRTHTVSDGTGLTRLLSDWPQEVPMSLALGAIGMPGLTALYGLEEVLGLQAGDTLLVNAAAGAVGSTVGQIAKIKGCRVVGSTGSDAKVAFLKELGFDEAFNYKTVSSLEEALKSASPDGYHCFFENVGGPFSSVAIPQMKEFGRIALCGGISTYNDTTPQTGPYPHLTMIFKQLKMEGFLVGRWEHKNQEALRRLMAWKREGKLQCYEHVTEGFENMPAAFMGMLQGENIGKAIVKV